A portion of the Edaphobacter lichenicola genome contains these proteins:
- a CDS encoding AI-2E family transporter: MTTSREEIPWRQITLFLLTLGVLVLCALVLQPFFTAIVGAIVLAVVTQRPYDWLATKIKHRSTCAAVALVLVILAVIVPIFLLAHDLGGQTLKAITALRSNASQNPITDFIANRPALASRLEAFTDSIDVNNAARTTGGFLAGKLSSLLGDSIRLITQLVVMLFLLFFLFRDRALAITSLHTLLPMREHETHELLERVGDTILATALGRLTIAAVQGLLAGLAFWALGVPGVILWAFTLMAFAMIPAFGAFLVWGPIAIYLGLNGHWGKAALLAIWGGLIVSTIDNILYPILIGGHLRAHTATILLSILGGIAVFGPIGIILGPVLFTIATALLDIWRARTIQIAIQP; the protein is encoded by the coding sequence ATGACCACAAGCCGAGAAGAAATACCCTGGAGGCAGATCACTCTCTTCCTCCTCACCCTCGGCGTATTGGTCCTCTGTGCTCTCGTCCTGCAACCCTTCTTCACCGCCATCGTAGGAGCCATCGTCCTGGCCGTAGTCACCCAGCGGCCCTACGACTGGCTCGCCACGAAGATCAAACACCGCTCCACCTGCGCAGCGGTCGCGCTGGTCCTCGTCATCCTCGCCGTCATCGTCCCCATCTTCCTCCTCGCGCATGATCTTGGCGGGCAAACCCTCAAAGCAATCACCGCCCTCCGCAGTAACGCCAGCCAAAACCCCATCACCGACTTCATCGCCAACCGCCCTGCTCTAGCCTCGCGCCTCGAAGCCTTCACGGACTCCATCGACGTCAACAACGCAGCCCGCACCACCGGCGGCTTCCTCGCTGGAAAACTCAGCTCTCTCCTCGGCGACTCCATCCGCCTCATCACCCAGCTCGTCGTCATGCTCTTTCTGCTCTTCTTCCTCTTTCGCGACCGCGCCCTCGCCATCACCTCGCTGCACACTCTTCTTCCCATGCGCGAACACGAAACCCACGAGCTCCTTGAACGTGTCGGCGACACCATCCTCGCAACCGCCCTCGGCCGACTCACCATCGCCGCTGTTCAGGGCCTCCTCGCCGGCCTTGCCTTCTGGGCCCTCGGAGTTCCCGGTGTCATTCTCTGGGCCTTCACGCTGATGGCCTTCGCCATGATCCCAGCCTTCGGTGCCTTCCTCGTCTGGGGACCCATCGCCATCTACCTCGGCCTCAACGGCCACTGGGGTAAGGCCGCGCTCCTCGCCATCTGGGGTGGCCTCATCGTCAGCACCATCGACAACATCCTCTATCCGATCCTCATCGGCGGACACCTGCGCGCCCACACCGCAACCATCCTGCTCTCCATCCTGGGAGGCATCGCCGTCTTCGGCCCCATCGGCATCATCCTCGGCCCCGTTCTCTTCACCATCGCCACCGCCCTCCTCGACATCTGGCGCGCGCGCACCATCCAAATCGCAATACAGCCCTAG
- a CDS encoding Tex family protein — protein sequence MTDASVLSPQILLHIAQTLNLPMHGLVAVITLLDEGGTVPFIARYRKEATGNLDEVQIRDIEEKVAYFRDLAARRATILASIAEQGKLSDELKARIEATLDKSELEDLYLPYRPKRRTKATIAREKGLEPLALYLWEQKVADEPLSVMAPRFVDAEKGVASVEEALEGARHIVAEMISESADLRKAARALMFEEGVVVSRKTMDAVDEQEKFKMYYEYREPVKTIPSHRMLAIRRGESENVLYFLIELEPLRATGVLRRGVLREQGDWTPQLELAIEDCWSRLLNSSIQGELRLELKKRSDLDAIQVFRDNLHHLLLAPPAGPISVLGIDPGQRTGCKVAVVDETGKFLANDVLYLHTSKGAAEAAGKTLEALVVKHQVRAIAIGNGTASRETDAFVREFLRERGLENIFSVTVSESGASIYSASDVARQEFPDLDLTVRGAISIARRLQDPLSELVKVDPKSIGVGQYQHDVDQRQLQQSLETVIESCVNRVGVDLNTSSWTLLRYVSGVTERTALNIVSYRNEHGRFRSRTQLMKVPGIGAKTFEQAAGFLRIRDGENPLDMTAVHPESYAVVEQIAASLKAPVEELIKSPGLLEKVDKSAVSAGSFTLNDILEELKKPGRDPRDKFVAPSFNESVRELADVMPDMVLEGVVTNVTKFGAFVDIGVHQDGLVHISELSVKFIKDPSEAVKAGQIVKVKVLSADAKTKRIALSIKALHEAGPRGARQGGADLPAAAKVSPRPASIQVKASIPVAVKAPVSLDDKLAMLSSKWKGR from the coding sequence ATGACTGACGCAAGTGTTCTCTCTCCCCAGATTTTGCTGCACATCGCCCAAACTCTCAACCTTCCGATGCATGGTCTGGTAGCGGTGATAACGCTGCTGGATGAGGGGGGCACTGTGCCCTTTATTGCGCGGTATCGCAAGGAGGCTACGGGCAATCTTGATGAGGTCCAGATTCGCGATATTGAGGAGAAGGTCGCTTACTTTCGTGATCTGGCTGCGCGACGGGCTACGATTCTGGCCTCGATTGCAGAGCAGGGCAAGCTGAGCGATGAGTTGAAGGCGCGGATCGAGGCGACTCTTGATAAGAGTGAGCTGGAGGATCTGTATCTGCCGTATCGTCCGAAGCGAAGGACGAAGGCAACGATTGCGCGGGAGAAGGGGTTGGAGCCGCTTGCGCTTTATCTGTGGGAGCAGAAGGTTGCGGATGAGCCGCTGAGCGTGATGGCTCCGCGGTTTGTGGATGCGGAGAAGGGTGTTGCCTCGGTTGAGGAGGCGCTTGAAGGAGCGAGGCATATCGTTGCGGAGATGATTAGCGAGAGTGCCGATCTGCGGAAGGCTGCGCGTGCGCTGATGTTCGAGGAGGGTGTTGTGGTAAGCCGCAAGACGATGGATGCGGTGGATGAGCAGGAGAAGTTCAAGATGTACTACGAGTATCGCGAACCGGTGAAGACGATTCCGTCGCACCGGATGTTGGCGATTCGTCGGGGTGAGAGCGAGAACGTACTTTACTTTTTGATTGAGTTGGAGCCGCTGCGTGCGACTGGCGTGTTGCGGCGTGGGGTTTTGCGGGAGCAGGGGGACTGGACGCCGCAGTTGGAGTTGGCGATTGAGGATTGCTGGTCGCGGTTGCTGAACTCGTCGATACAGGGGGAGCTGCGGCTGGAGTTGAAGAAGCGGTCGGATCTGGATGCGATCCAGGTGTTCCGGGATAACCTGCATCATCTGTTGCTGGCGCCGCCGGCGGGGCCGATTTCGGTGTTGGGGATCGATCCGGGGCAGAGGACCGGGTGCAAGGTTGCGGTGGTGGATGAGACGGGGAAGTTCCTCGCGAATGATGTGCTGTATCTGCATACGTCGAAGGGCGCGGCGGAGGCGGCGGGGAAGACGCTTGAGGCGCTGGTGGTGAAGCACCAGGTGCGGGCGATTGCGATTGGAAATGGGACGGCTTCGCGGGAGACGGATGCGTTTGTGCGGGAGTTCCTGCGGGAGCGCGGGCTGGAAAATATCTTCTCGGTGACGGTGAGTGAGTCGGGAGCGAGTATTTATTCGGCTTCGGATGTGGCGAGGCAGGAGTTTCCGGATCTGGATCTGACTGTGCGGGGAGCGATCTCGATTGCGCGGAGGTTGCAGGATCCGTTGTCGGAGCTGGTGAAGGTGGATCCGAAGTCGATTGGTGTTGGGCAGTATCAGCATGATGTGGATCAGAGGCAGTTGCAGCAGTCGCTGGAGACGGTGATTGAGAGCTGCGTGAATCGTGTTGGGGTTGACCTGAATACTTCGTCGTGGACGCTGCTGCGTTATGTTTCTGGTGTGACGGAGCGGACGGCGCTGAATATTGTGAGCTATCGGAATGAGCATGGGCGGTTTCGGTCGCGGACTCAGTTGATGAAGGTTCCGGGGATCGGGGCGAAGACGTTTGAGCAGGCTGCGGGATTTCTAAGGATTCGGGATGGAGAGAATCCGCTGGATATGACGGCGGTGCATCCGGAGTCGTATGCGGTGGTGGAGCAGATTGCTGCGTCGTTGAAGGCTCCGGTTGAGGAGTTGATCAAGAGTCCGGGGTTGCTGGAGAAGGTGGATAAGAGCGCGGTTTCGGCGGGGAGTTTTACGCTGAACGATATTTTGGAGGAGCTGAAGAAGCCGGGGCGGGATCCGAGGGATAAGTTTGTTGCGCCGAGTTTTAATGAGAGTGTGCGGGAGCTGGCGGATGTGATGCCGGATATGGTGCTCGAGGGCGTGGTGACGAATGTGACGAAGTTTGGCGCGTTCGTCGACATTGGGGTGCACCAAGATGGGTTGGTGCATATCAGCGAGCTGTCGGTGAAGTTCATCAAGGATCCGTCTGAGGCGGTGAAGGCGGGGCAGATTGTGAAGGTGAAGGTGCTCTCTGCGGATGCGAAGACGAAGCGGATTGCGCTTTCGATCAAGGCACTGCATGAGGCGGGGCCGCGTGGGGCTCGGCAGGGAGGTGCGGATTTGCCTGCTGCGGCGAAGGTTTCCCCACGGCCTGCTTCGATACAGGTAAAGGCGTCGATACCTGTTGCGGTGAAGGCTCCCGTCTCCCTGGATGACAAGCTGGCGATGCTGTCTTCCAAGTGGAAGGGACGATAG